The sequence ACAGTGTGATTCCGATCGAGAATACAATAGAAGGCTCTGTTAGCCTGCATATTGATTGGCTCATCAATGAAGTGAATCTGCCGATGCAGACAGAGTGGATTTTTCCATCGATCCAGAATCTGATCAGTAATCCCTTGGAATTCACGGATGCAGAGGGTAACAAGGATTTCACTGCTATGGTGAAGATTCTCTCTCATCCTGTTGCAATGGCCCAATGCGGGCAATATATCCGTGAACACGCACCTTGGGCCGACCTGGAATCTGCCGGGAGTACTTCTGAAGCTGCGGAAATTGTTAAGAATAATCCTGGCAAAGGGTGGGCCGCAATCGGCACAACACTTGGAGCCGCTACACATGGCCTGGAAATTGTTGATCGGCAAATTACGGATCATAACAACAATTACACGCGATTTGTACTTGTGGGGCCACAGAAGCTGGAGCTTGCCAGAGTAAGTAGTGGGGATAAGACAAGCATCCTTGTAACATTGCCGGAGGATTTTCCAGGTGCGCTGCATCAGGTGCTTGCGGCGTTTGCTTGGCGGAGGCTGAATTTATCGCGTATTGAGTCACGGCCTACGAAGAAAAAACTGGGTACTTATTATTTTTATATTGATGTGGTGGAACCGATAGAATCTATTCTGCTGCCGGGAGCTATTGAAGAGATCAAAGCTTTAGGCTGTCAGGTACGGATTCTGGGCTCGTATCCAACATACACCTATGAGGAAGAGAAAGCGGAGGTGCAGTAAGTTCATGGCTGAACAATGGATCTATCTAGATGGAGAACACGTAACTAAGGAAAATGCAAAGGTATCCGTTTTTGATCATGGTTTTTTGTATGGTGACGGCATTTTTGAAGGCATTCGTATCTATAATGGCAACATTTTTAAATGCGACGAACATTTGGACCGGCTATATGATTCAGCAAAGTCAATTCAATTGGAAATCCCGCTGTCTTACGAAGAAATGCGAGAAGCTATGGCAGAAACCATTCGCCTTAATGATATGCGAAACGGGTATATTAGACTGATCGTATCTCGTGGACCTGGTAATTTGGGGCTTGATCCGCGCCGTTGTCCTAAGGCTAGTGTGATCATTATTGTGGAGCAATTAGCTATCTATCCGGAAGAAGCTTATATGAATGGTCTGAAGGCAGTTTCCGTATCTCAACGCCGCAATCTTCCGGATGCACTGAATCCGAAGATCAAATCACTTAACTATCTTAATAATATTCTAGTCAAGATTCAGTCCAATCTGGCAGAAGCGGACGAAGCAATCATGATGAATGCTCAGGGATACGTTACCGAAGGATCTGGCGACAATATCTTTATCGTTAAAAAGGGTGTTGTGTTTACACCTCCTTGCTATCTTGGAGCACTTGAAGGAATTACACGGATGGCCATTATGGAATTGTGTGAGAAGCTAGGTCTTAAACTCAAAGAAGAACCATTCACAATGCATG comes from Paenibacillus sp. 19GGS1-52 and encodes:
- the ilvE gene encoding branched-chain-amino-acid transaminase produces the protein MAEQWIYLDGEHVTKENAKVSVFDHGFLYGDGIFEGIRIYNGNIFKCDEHLDRLYDSAKSIQLEIPLSYEEMREAMAETIRLNDMRNGYIRLIVSRGPGNLGLDPRRCPKASVIIIVEQLAIYPEEAYMNGLKAVSVSQRRNLPDALNPKIKSLNYLNNILVKIQSNLAEADEAIMMNAQGYVTEGSGDNIFIVKKGVVFTPPCYLGALEGITRMAIMELCEKLGLKLKEEPFTMHDVYIADEVFFTGTAAEVIAAREIDGRIIGEGHAGPITLRLLEEFRNVVDKDGYKVWG
- the pheA gene encoding prephenate dehydratase codes for the protein MKSIAVLPQGSVSHEALLHLFGGEPVKIVHHKLISDVFLSTANGITDYSVIPIENTIEGSVSLHIDWLINEVNLPMQTEWIFPSIQNLISNPLEFTDAEGNKDFTAMVKILSHPVAMAQCGQYIREHAPWADLESAGSTSEAAEIVKNNPGKGWAAIGTTLGAATHGLEIVDRQITDHNNNYTRFVLVGPQKLELARVSSGDKTSILVTLPEDFPGALHQVLAAFAWRRLNLSRIESRPTKKKLGTYYFYIDVVEPIESILLPGAIEEIKALGCQVRILGSYPTYTYEEEKAEVQ